In Rhipicephalus microplus isolate Deutch F79 chromosome 9, USDA_Rmic, whole genome shotgun sequence, one genomic interval encodes:
- the LOC119163651 gene encoding uncharacterized protein LOC119163651 isoform X1, translating to MVLKFTVEQIDLVRRLKDTGVTMKEIGIIYYKLERLERTIRRGAEQRRSPPQQQHYAGANGGGFTAPNGVSTPPSTTNVASAPQPTPPSQATPRNEDEECSSSSEGSSTESPSHNHQQQNGFQQDCAIAAVGDGCQRSATAPPDSSQGHPNAVVPRGVQGLAFPRRHHFRFTESQLQVLRRAFEANPYPEADERDAIANECNLSAVNSGEPVPTDVTAGMVNNWFCNRRKDASKLLKHPTPSTDMTRLPQDALKRLTKQRERFTFVKGHLEILERHYQRNPYPSQNDKERVVEECNAYSMESGSSRCGFMTITNVSNWFANRRKREFHRSVQTPDTFTQSPSSYNTVTNVGGRSLWSSDLTVGPHHPTHHPHHHHHNGGMQTTIKEEPLDFDAAAAAYDRKVLPESGMSWSTDLDGGVTHVPSPYQPVPPPPPPMGLGPDGPPRHGLHGMSSPVPGMVHGGEGSTMQLGLPQHSMHQPVKQEGGDVWPLDNRVLSTGWR from the exons ATGGTGCTAAAGTTTACTGTAGAACAGATCGACTTGGTCCGCCGGTTAAAAGACACCGGTGTCACGATGAAAGAGATCGGCATCATATACTACAAGTTGGAGCGGCTCGAGCGCACTATCAGGAGGGGCGCCGAGCAAAGACGTTCGCCTCCTCAACAACAGCATTACGCCGGTGCTAACGGCGGTGGATTCACGGCACCCAACGGGGTTTCGACGCCCCCGTCAACGACGAACGTAGCGAGCGCACCTCAGCCAACGCCGCCGTCCCAAGCGACGCCGAGAAACGAAGACGAGGAGTGCTCCTCGAGTTCGGAGGGCTCGTCGACTGAATCGCCGTCGCACAACCACCAACAACAGAACGGCTTTCAACAGGACTGTGCCATCGCTGCGGTGGGAGACGGCTGTCAAAGATCGGCGACTGCACCTCCCGACTCGTCGCAGGGACACCCGAATGCTGTTGTACCTCGAG GCGTTCAAGGCCTGGCGTTCCCACGGAGGCACCACTTCCGCTTCACGGAGTCCCAGCTCCAGGTACTGCGGAGGGCATTTGAGGCCAACCCCTATCCCGAGGCGGACGAAAGGGACGCCATCGCCAATGAGTGCAACCTCAGTGCCGTAAACTCTG gTGAACCAGTTCCCACAGACGTGACAGCCGGCATGGTGAACAACTGGTTCTGCAATCGTCGAAAGGATGCCAGCAAGCTGCTGAAGCACC CCACCCCGAGCACCGACATGACGCGGCTTCCCCAGGACGCGCTGAAGCGGCTGACCAAGCAGCGCGAGCGCTTCACGTTTGTCAAGGGCCACCTGGAGATTTTGGAGAGGCACTACCAGCGTAACCCTTACCCTAGCCAGAACGACAAGGAGAGGGTCGTCGAGGAGTGCAATGCTTACTCCATGGAGAGTG GTTCTAGCCGGTGTGGCTTCATGACCATAACCAACGTCAGCAACTGGTTTGCGAATCGGCGCAAGAGGGAATTCCACCGCTCGGTGCAGACAC CTGACACTTTCACCCAGTCGCCGTCGAGTTACAACACAGTGACCAACGTGGGGGGCCGCTCACTCTGGAGCTCGGACCTGACCGTCGGGCCGCACCACCCGACGCACcacccgcaccaccaccaccacaacggCGGCATGCAGACGACAATCAAGGAGGAGCCGCTGGACTTCGATGCGGCGGCCGCTGCGTACGACCGCAAGGTACTCCCAGAGAGTGGCATGTCGTGGAGCACGGATCTGGATGGAGGCGTCACGCACGTCCCCTCGCCGTACCAACCTGTGCCACCGCCTCCACCGCCGATGGGACTTGGTCCGGACGGACCCCCACGCCATGGGCTGCACGGAATGAGCAGTCCGGTGCCCGGCATGGTCCACGGCGGTGAAGGCTCCACGATGCAACTGGGACTGCCGCAGCACTCGATGCACCAGCCGGTCAAGCAGGAAGGCGGTGACGTGTGGCCACTCGACAACCGAGTCCTCTCGACGGGGTGGAGATAG
- the LOC119163651 gene encoding uncharacterized protein LOC119163651 isoform X2: MVLKFTVEQIDLVRRLKDTGVTMKEIGIIYYKLERLERTIRRGAEQRRSPPQQQHYAGANGGGFTAPNGVSTPPSTTNVASAPQPTPPSQATPRNEDEECSSSSEGSSTESPSHNHQQQNGFQQDCAIAAVGDGCQRSATAPPDSSQGHPNAVVPRGEPVPTDVTAGMVNNWFCNRRKDASKLLKHPTPSTDMTRLPQDALKRLTKQRERFTFVKGHLEILERHYQRNPYPSQNDKERVVEECNAYSMESGSSRCGFMTITNVSNWFANRRKREFHRSVQTPDTFTQSPSSYNTVTNVGGRSLWSSDLTVGPHHPTHHPHHHHHNGGMQTTIKEEPLDFDAAAAAYDRKVLPESGMSWSTDLDGGVTHVPSPYQPVPPPPPPMGLGPDGPPRHGLHGMSSPVPGMVHGGEGSTMQLGLPQHSMHQPVKQEGGDVWPLDNRVLSTGWR; the protein is encoded by the exons ATGGTGCTAAAGTTTACTGTAGAACAGATCGACTTGGTCCGCCGGTTAAAAGACACCGGTGTCACGATGAAAGAGATCGGCATCATATACTACAAGTTGGAGCGGCTCGAGCGCACTATCAGGAGGGGCGCCGAGCAAAGACGTTCGCCTCCTCAACAACAGCATTACGCCGGTGCTAACGGCGGTGGATTCACGGCACCCAACGGGGTTTCGACGCCCCCGTCAACGACGAACGTAGCGAGCGCACCTCAGCCAACGCCGCCGTCCCAAGCGACGCCGAGAAACGAAGACGAGGAGTGCTCCTCGAGTTCGGAGGGCTCGTCGACTGAATCGCCGTCGCACAACCACCAACAACAGAACGGCTTTCAACAGGACTGTGCCATCGCTGCGGTGGGAGACGGCTGTCAAAGATCGGCGACTGCACCTCCCGACTCGTCGCAGGGACACCCGAATGCTGTTGTACCTCGAG gTGAACCAGTTCCCACAGACGTGACAGCCGGCATGGTGAACAACTGGTTCTGCAATCGTCGAAAGGATGCCAGCAAGCTGCTGAAGCACC CCACCCCGAGCACCGACATGACGCGGCTTCCCCAGGACGCGCTGAAGCGGCTGACCAAGCAGCGCGAGCGCTTCACGTTTGTCAAGGGCCACCTGGAGATTTTGGAGAGGCACTACCAGCGTAACCCTTACCCTAGCCAGAACGACAAGGAGAGGGTCGTCGAGGAGTGCAATGCTTACTCCATGGAGAGTG GTTCTAGCCGGTGTGGCTTCATGACCATAACCAACGTCAGCAACTGGTTTGCGAATCGGCGCAAGAGGGAATTCCACCGCTCGGTGCAGACAC CTGACACTTTCACCCAGTCGCCGTCGAGTTACAACACAGTGACCAACGTGGGGGGCCGCTCACTCTGGAGCTCGGACCTGACCGTCGGGCCGCACCACCCGACGCACcacccgcaccaccaccaccacaacggCGGCATGCAGACGACAATCAAGGAGGAGCCGCTGGACTTCGATGCGGCGGCCGCTGCGTACGACCGCAAGGTACTCCCAGAGAGTGGCATGTCGTGGAGCACGGATCTGGATGGAGGCGTCACGCACGTCCCCTCGCCGTACCAACCTGTGCCACCGCCTCCACCGCCGATGGGACTTGGTCCGGACGGACCCCCACGCCATGGGCTGCACGGAATGAGCAGTCCGGTGCCCGGCATGGTCCACGGCGGTGAAGGCTCCACGATGCAACTGGGACTGCCGCAGCACTCGATGCACCAGCCGGTCAAGCAGGAAGGCGGTGACGTGTGGCCACTCGACAACCGAGTCCTCTCGACGGGGTGGAGATAG